One Drechmeria coniospora strain ARSEF 6962 chromosome 01, whole genome shotgun sequence genomic region harbors:
- a CDS encoding woronin body major protein, with protein sequence MQHRITSVGSGRGRRKGGRIPGHDGEPAAWTLRRTSGGVLMRAMPLWTRVNNSPAAVNTSFIQIPCTHRRSSGPAPRPQNPWHACPPPARLLHVVNLDFEARVPVPFSIFPSTYRDSEAQTTTQRTHEEVNINLPNKAGREGQYSSSFTANVDLPPRGENRYSEEEVRITREEERHRRPGFRHEQYVQDQRRPAPTEYHDDTRIEVDTRRPQYASPIDIAEREYRERFRPQYSATVDPPSRPCYETENVQVNGYTVDGQTSRPTYQEEVKITEETVEPCRNSRAHQKSNMGYYDEDGHYHSFRHGIHKLADKIVHPHGHREHIDVDVRETVTTTSRPRGGNQACDSYLPNTVTIPCHHIRLGDFLMLQGRPCQVIRISTSPATGQYRYLGVDLFTKQLHEESSFISNPAPSVVVQTMLGPVFKQYRVLDLQDGIVVAMTETGDVKQGLAVIDQSNLWSRLSNAFESGRGSVRVLVLNDSGRELAVDMKVIHGSRL encoded by the exons ATGCAGCATCGCATCACCTCGGTCGGCAGCGGTCGAGGGCGGAGAAAGGGCGGCCGTATCCCTGGCCACGATGGCGAGCCTGCTGCTTGGACGCTGAGACGCACGAGCGGTGGAGTCTTGATGCGAGCTATGCCACTTTGGACCCGAGTAAACAACAGCCCAGCCGCCGTAAACACGAGCTTCATACAGATACCCTGCACTCACAGGAGGTCGTCCGGTCCAGCCCCCCGTCCTCAAAACCCATGGCACGCctgcccgccgcccgctcgCCTTTTACATG TCGTCAATCTGGACTTTGAGGCTCGCGTCCCCGTCCCCTTCAGCATCTTCCCATCGACATATCGGGACAGCGAAGCGCAGACAACGACGCAGCGAACCCACGAGGAGGTTAACATCAATCTCCCCAACAAAGCCGGACGGGAAGGTCAATACTCTTCTTCCTTTACCGCCAACGTTGATCTCCCACCCCGTGGTGAGAACCGCTACAGCGAAGAAGAGGTCCGTATCACACGTGAAGAAGAACGTCACCGCCGTCCCGGTTTCCGCCACGAGCAGTACGTCCAGGACCAGCGCCG ACCTGCACCAACCGAGTACCACGACGACACTCGCATCGAGGTTGATACTCGCCGTCCCCAGTACGCGAGCCCCATCGACATCGCTGAGCGTGAATACCGAGAGCGTTTTCGCCCCCAGTACTCCGCCACCGTAGACCCTCCGTCCCGGCCGTGCTACGAGACCGAGAACGTTCAGGTCAACGGCTATACCGTTGACGGACAAACTTCGCGGCCTACCTACCAGGAGGAAGTCAAGATCACCGAGGAGACGGTCGAGCCCTGCCGCAACAGCCGCGCCCACCAGAAATCCAACATGGGTTActacgacgaggacg GTCACTACCACTCCTTCCGCCACGGAATCCAcaagctcgccgacaagATTGTCCACCCCCATGGCCATCGCGAGCacatcgacgtcgacgtccgcgAGACGGTGACGACTACGTCCCGTCCCCGCGGCGGCAACCAGGCATGTGACTCGTACCTCCCGAACACCGTCACCATCCCCTGCCACCACATCCGGCTCGGCGACTTCTTGATGCTTCAGGGTCGTCCCTGCCAGGTGATCCGCATCTCGACCTCGCCTGCCACCGGCCAGTACCGctacctcggcgtcgacctctTCACCAAGCAGTTGCACGAGGAGTCGTCCTTCATCTCCAACCCGGCCcccagcgtcgtcgtccagaCGATGCTCGGACCCGTCTTCAAGCAGTAccgcgtcctcgacctccaggacggcatcgtcgtcgccatgacggAGACGGGCGACGTCAAGCAGGGcctggccgtcatcgaccaGTCGAACCTCTGGTCTCGCCTGTCCAACGCCTTCGAGTCGGGCCGCGGCAGCGtccgcgtcctcgtcctcaacGACAGCggccgcgagctcgccgtcgacatgaaGGTCATCCACGGCTCCCGCCTGTAG
- a CDS encoding putative LAP3-member of the GAL regulon, whose amino-acid sequence MGGQPSKSGVAGEDEKAISQRLRSMGFPEEYDDVQGGMGSEKGGGRRPRRDAEPLPLDAVALLPSCILKDAKNRLALAALSTADPRQALKSIPAQLTNQQVFNIKIPFEGAPIANQRSSGRCWLFASTNVFRVALMKKYRLDSFELSQAYLFYWDKLEKANWFLEQAIDTADEELEGRLVQTLMSDPSSDGGQWDMVYNLVDKYGLVPQALYPDSWNAMNSGMLNIIVKNKLREFGLKLRKMAREGDQLPPAAFSGTKIIMLREIQQILTLLLGPPPNPMHEFMWQYNDKDGKAQELTTTPRQFAKNIASPEFRISSAVIESMVSLVHDPRHEPLSRLTVSRLGNIVGGRGISYINVDMDTLKSTCVKMIKAGLPIFFGCDVGKFSDQASGIMDTELFNYDIGLDTGLLGMTKAQRLRTGESQMTHAMVLTAVHVDEETGKPVRWRVQNSWGTAPGDKGWFVMSDAWADEFVYQAVVDPRFCSKEVRDVLKKEPIVLPLWDPMGALA is encoded by the exons ATGGGTGGTCAACCGTCCAAAAGCGGAGTcgctggcgaggacgagaaggcAATCTCACAACGCCTTCGTTCCATGGGGTTTCCGGAGGAGTATGACGATGTCCAAGGTGGAATGGGAAGCGAAAAGGGCGGAGGTCGAAGGCCGAGACGGGATGCGGAGCCGCTACCCCTGGACGCTGTCGCACTGCTGCCGTCGTGCATACTGAAGGATGCCAAAAATAG actggccctcgccgccctgaGCACCGCAGACCCTCGGCAGGCTCTCAAGTCGATTCCCGCTCAGCTCACCAATCAACAAGTCTTCAATATCAAGATCCCCTTCGAAGGAGCGCCGATCGCGAACCAGCGCTCGAGTGGCCGCTGCTGGCTGTTCGCCTCGACCAACGTCTTCCGTGTCGCTCTCATGAAGAAGTACAGGCTCGACTCGTTCGAGCTCTCGCAGGCCTACCTCTTCTACTGGGACAAGCTCGAAAAGGCCAACTGGTTCCTCGAGCAAGCGATTGAtacggccgacgaggagctcgagggtCGGCTGGTTCAGACGCTCATGAGTGACCCCTCCTCCGACGGCGGTCAGTGGGATATGGTGTACAATCTCGTCGACAAGTACGGCCTCGTTCCTCAGGCGCTGTACCCGGATAGTTGGAACGCGATGAACTCGGGCATGCTCAACATCATCGTCAAGAACAAGCTTCGTGAGTTTGGCCTGAAGTTGCGGAAGATGGCTCGCGAGGGCGACCAGTTACCACCAGCCGCTTTCAGCGGCACCAAAATCATAATGCTGCGAGAGATTCAGCAGATCCTGACACTGCTCCTCGGCCCGCCACCGAATCCTATGCACGAGTTTATGTGGCAGTACaacgacaaggacggcaaggcgCAGGAGCTGACGACAACCCCAAGGCAGTTTGCCAAGAATATTGCGAGTCCGGAATTCCGCATCAGCTCGGCCGTGATCGAGTCCATGGTTTCGCTGGTGCACGATCCACGCCATGAGCCCCTCTCGCGCCTCACAGTATCCCGGCTCGGCaacatcgtcggcggccgcggaaTCAGCTACATCAATGTCGACATGGATACGCTCAAGTCGACGTGCGTCAAGATGATCAAAGCCGGCCTGCCCATCTTCTTCGGCTGCGACGTCGGCAAGTTCAGCGATCAAGCGTCGGGCATCATGGACACCGAGTTGTTCAACTACGACATCGGCCTCGACACAGGCCTTCTCGGCATGACCAAGGCACAGAGACTCCGTACGGGAGAGAGTCAGATGACGCACGCCATGGTGCTGACCGCCGTTCACGTGGACGAAGAGACCGGTAAGCCAGTGCGCTGGCGGGTTCAGAACAGCTGGGGGACGGCCCCCGGCGACAAGGGCTGGTTCGTGATGAGCGATGCCTGGGCAGATGAGTTTGTGTaccaggccgtcgtcgatcctCGATTCTGCAGCAAGGAGGTGAGAGACGTCTTGAAGAAGGAGCCTATCGTGCTACCGCTCTGGGACCCCATGGGTGCTCTCGCCTAG